Proteins encoded within one genomic window of Humulus lupulus chromosome 1, drHumLupu1.1, whole genome shotgun sequence:
- the LOC133814928 gene encoding uncharacterized protein LOC133814928 translates to MANENNHAKVIIDEMLGEAYLYPSIFFLSDKIIDYARKMWNEEDFNFCVKVDVHVFVYDLPPQHDSGIDGDVDSEDLMDNMTINFMATSEQSIERLEKVLIKDDQIVCSIFFENVHVGLEATKLPCTHIYHEKCIVQWLQTSKFCPMCRFEIV, encoded by the coding sequence ATGGCCAATGAAAATAATCATGCCAAAGTTATCATTGACGAGATGCTAGGTGAGGCTTATCTCTATCcttctatattttttctttcagaTAAAATTATTGATTACGCTAGAAAGATGTGGAACGAAGAGGATTTTAATTTCTGTGTAAAAGTGGATGTTCATGTTTTTGTTTATGATCTTCCTCCACAACACGATTCTGGCATTGATGGTGACGTTGATAGTGAAGATTTAATGGATAATATGACTATTAATTTCATGGCGACAAGCGAGCAATCCATTGAAAGATTGGAGAAAGTTTTGATTAAAGATGATCAAATTGTATGTTCTATTTTCTTTGAGAATGTTCATGTTGGTTTGGAAGCTACAAAGTTACCTTGCACACACATATATCATGAAAAATGTATTGTTCAGTGGCTACAAACTAGTAAATTTTGTCCAATGTGTCGATTTGAGAtagtttaa